A genomic window from Streptomyces sp. WMMC940 includes:
- a CDS encoding sodium/solute symporter — protein MNQTYAVTAVTFVVLATVLIGALGLRISRTTSDFYVASRTVNPGLNAAAISGEYLSAASFLGIAGLVLLQGPDMLWYPVGYTAGYLVLLVLVAAPLRRSGAYTLSDFAEARLESPAVRRLASLFVVGIAWLYLLPQLQGAGLTLEILTGAPDWFGGLLVAVVVTGAVAAGGMRSITFVQAFQYWLKLTALLVPALFLVAAWAGDDAPRARFDAPAVLREHTEVRLDATVRIELDAPLSVGVTGTVDGTRHEGGRTTLDEGTHRVESGTTLAFPPGADIPERASTGADPAGWSQPLAGGRDGYQLYATYGLILATFLGTMGLPHVAVRFYTSPNGRAARRTTLVVLGLIGAFYLLPPVYGALGRIYAPELALTGDADAAVLVLPERMVGGLAGDLLGALLAGGAFAAFLSTASGLTMSVAGVLSQDVLPSRGVRHFRLATVLAMAVPLAVSVVATNVPVADAVGLAFAVSASSFCPLLVLGIWWRGLTAPGAAAGLVTGGGAALTAVMATRAGLAPDGWPHTLMAWPAVWSVPLGFLTMILVSLATPRHVPPGAAAILARLHLPEDIVGRPQHEGARR, from the coding sequence GTGAACCAGACCTACGCGGTGACGGCCGTGACCTTCGTGGTGCTGGCGACCGTCCTCATCGGTGCCCTCGGTCTGCGCATCTCCCGGACGACCTCCGACTTCTACGTCGCCTCACGCACCGTCAACCCCGGGCTGAACGCCGCCGCCATCAGCGGCGAGTACCTGTCCGCCGCCTCCTTCCTCGGCATCGCCGGACTGGTCCTCCTCCAGGGTCCCGACATGCTCTGGTACCCGGTCGGCTACACGGCCGGCTATCTCGTGCTGCTCGTCCTCGTCGCCGCTCCGCTGCGGCGCTCGGGCGCGTACACGCTCTCCGACTTCGCCGAGGCGAGGCTCGAGTCGCCCGCGGTGCGGCGCCTCGCCAGCCTGTTCGTCGTCGGTATCGCCTGGCTCTATCTGCTGCCGCAGCTCCAGGGCGCGGGACTGACCCTGGAGATCCTCACCGGCGCCCCGGACTGGTTCGGCGGACTGCTCGTCGCCGTCGTCGTCACGGGCGCCGTCGCCGCGGGCGGTATGCGTTCCATCACCTTCGTGCAGGCGTTCCAGTACTGGCTGAAGCTCACGGCGCTGCTGGTCCCCGCCCTGTTCCTCGTCGCCGCCTGGGCCGGGGACGACGCGCCCCGCGCACGCTTCGACGCGCCGGCCGTCCTGCGCGAGCACACGGAGGTCCGGCTCGACGCCACCGTACGGATCGAACTGGACGCACCGCTGTCCGTCGGGGTGACCGGCACGGTCGACGGCACCCGCCACGAGGGGGGTCGGACCACCCTCGACGAGGGCACCCACCGTGTGGAGTCGGGCACCACGCTCGCCTTCCCCCCGGGTGCGGACATACCCGAACGGGCATCCACCGGCGCCGACCCCGCCGGCTGGTCCCAGCCACTCGCGGGCGGACGCGACGGCTACCAGCTGTACGCCACCTACGGCCTGATACTCGCCACCTTCCTCGGCACCATGGGTCTGCCGCACGTCGCCGTCCGGTTCTACACGAGCCCCAACGGCCGCGCGGCGCGCCGTACCACCCTCGTGGTCCTGGGCCTGATCGGCGCCTTCTACCTGCTGCCTCCCGTGTACGGGGCCCTCGGCCGGATCTACGCCCCGGAACTCGCCCTGACCGGCGACGCCGACGCCGCCGTGCTCGTCCTGCCGGAACGGATGGTCGGCGGACTCGCGGGCGACCTGCTCGGCGCCCTTCTCGCGGGCGGCGCGTTCGCCGCCTTCCTGTCCACCGCGTCCGGGCTCACCATGTCCGTCGCCGGGGTCCTCAGCCAGGACGTCCTGCCCTCGCGCGGCGTACGCCACTTCCGGCTCGCGACCGTCCTCGCCATGGCGGTGCCGCTCGCCGTCAGCGTCGTCGCCACCAATGTGCCGGTCGCCGACGCCGTCGGGCTGGCCTTCGCCGTCTCCGCGTCGTCCTTCTGCCCGCTCCTCGTCCTCGGCATCTGGTGGCGTGGTCTCACCGCGCCGGGTGCCGCGGCCGGGCTGGTCACCGGTGGCGGTGCCGCGCTGACCGCAGTGATGGCCACCCGAGCCGGACTCGCCCCCGATGGGTGGCCGCACACCCTCATGGCCTGGCCGGCCGTCTGGTCGGTGCCGCTGGGCTTTCTCACCATGATCCTGGTGTCGCTGGCGACACCGCGCCACGTACCCCCCGGCGCCGCCGCCATCCTCGCCCGCCTCCATCTGCCGGAGGACATCGTCGGCCGGCCACAGCACGAAGGAGCACGGCGATGA
- a CDS encoding DUF6480 family protein has product MTDRRVPPQETPPSEASIAEAHQERPDGGLWEHPVAILSLIVACSVLFAVLFIGWAFSF; this is encoded by the coding sequence ATGACCGATCGACGTGTACCCCCGCAGGAGACGCCGCCGTCCGAGGCGTCCATCGCCGAGGCCCACCAGGAGCGCCCGGACGGCGGGCTCTGGGAACACCCCGTGGCGATCCTGTCGCTGATCGTCGCGTGCAGCGTGCTCTTCGCCGTGCTGTTCATCGGCTGGGCCTTCAGTTTCTGA